The genome window GCCGGTCCATAGCCCGATCGCGAAAAATGAGGCTCCCATGGCCAGCGAAATCATGGCGACGATGCGGGTGAGCGTGGTGATTTCTTTCTGCAGCGGGCTGAGGTCTGTCTCCACACCCGTAGAGAGGCGGGCGATCTTGCCGAATTCCGTCTGCATGCCGGTGGCGAACACCACCGCCCGGCCTCTGCCGGAGAGCACGGGGGTGCCGGCGAAGACGAGATTGGGAATGTCCAGGAGGTGTCCATCGATGATCGGCTCTGCGGTCCGCCTCTTCGGTTGGGATTCGCCGGTGAGGGAAGAGATGTCGACACGCATTTCGGTGGCGTCGATGAGCCGGGCGTCGGCAGGAATCTGTTCTCCCTCCTCGATCAAGAGCACGTCGCCCGGCACGATCTCGCTTCGTGACACCTCGTGTGGCTGGTTGCTTCGCAGCACCCATGCTTTGGCAGGGAGGAGGCGATGGAGGGCATGCACCGCGCGCTCGGCTTTATATTCCTGAAAGAAGGCAAAGACGGCGTTGATCACGATCACACCGAGGATCGCCCAGCCGAGGGTGAGCATCCCTTCGCCGGGTTTCATGAACTCTGCCATGAACGCCAGACCGGCAGCGATCCAGAGCAATATGGCCAGGAAGTGGGTGAATTGGCGGAGGAACCCTCGAATCAATGAATAATGGCTCGATTCCTCCAGGACGTTGGGGCCATATTGACTGAGCCGCTGCTGCGCTTCTTCGGGCGACAAACCGCCTGCCCTGCTGTCCAGGTGCTGGAAGACTTCACCAACCGTCAGGTGGTGGAGCTGTGGCTTGTCGGAGTCAGCCACGCGTACCCCTCACGATCAACACGGAACAGGGGGCATGTCTCAGAAGGCTTTCCGAGACGCTGCCCAGATGGAGCCGTTCGCTCTTGGTGAGGTCGCGCGACCCGATCACGAGGAGGTCGGCATGCGTAGCCTCCACCTGTTTGACGATGGTGTCGATGACGTGGTCCATCTGCACGTCCGTCTCGACGGCGAAGCCTTCTTTCAGGAACTCATCCCGCAATGCTGCGACCAGTTTCGTGGCGCGTTCGAGGACCGGTCTCTCCAGTTCGGCGACTTGGGCTTTGGATAAATAGCGAACCGCCAAGTCGGTCACCGGTCTCTCGGCCGAGGAGAGGATGGTGGTCGTCGCGGAATCCGGAAGCAGGCGGGATCGAAGAAATCGAGCGGCGGCTCGGGAATGCTTCGAGTCATCGACCGCGAGGGTCACCCGCCTCAACTGCGGGATCGGCTGTTTCACGACGAAGACGGAACATCGGGCGATCGACGCGACTTGCCGGGAGATGCTTCCCAGTAAGAATCCTCGAATGTCGCTCAACCCGCGGGATCCGATGAGGATGAGATCGGCCTTCACACGCCGCGCCTGTCGCACGATTGTTTGAGCAAGAGGGCCATGGGCTAAGGTGCGGTGGAATGTGGTGCGGGGGCCGGTTGCGGCCTGTCCGAGGGCGACGCGAGCCGATCGCTCCGCTTCGCGGAGCAGGATACCACCGGCTTTCTCCATCGCGGCCATGGCGCGTTTCTCTGCCACGGCATTCGTGCCTTTTCCGGCTTGGAGGGCCGACGGATCGACCACGTGAAGCAGCGTCACCTCCTCCGGCTCACGACCGGCGAGCGCTTCGAGTGCTCGGACTCCCCACTGTGAGCATTCAGACCCATCCACGGCACAGAGAATACGCATGACAGACTCCCTTCCTCGATTACGACAAGGATATGCGAACAGCTCCGAGTATCCGTTCTGCATTGGATGTGCCCGCGACACGTGATGGCTCATAGGCGAGAGGGCCTAAGATTCTCATGGTTTTTGGAGAGAGAGGGCCTGTTCAGGGCATGGCCTGCGGCGTTTCGCTGCAGTACTGCATGGAGGACTGTGGTGATTGGCGTCAGTTCTAAAGAACCAGAAACGGATCAGCGTGGGAAGAGGTGATCCGGTATGCGAAAATTGGAAGTCTGTCCGGTGCAGGGGGCTGGCACTTACATTGCGTAGTCTGACCATTAGCAGGATGCTGAAACAGTCCGCCAGCGGCGTTCTCGCATCGTTCAGACCCTCAACGTACCCCAAGGGTACGACTCGGGCCTTCACTCGCTGCGGCCTTGCTGGACGAACTGTTTGAGCATCCTGGAGGAACATTTTCATGTTGTGCAGCGCGTGCGGACCTTCGAAGTTTTCGTGTGCCAATATAGTTTTCCGCGGCCTGCTTGAGTTCTAGGAGGGGGCTATGAGACAGATTCTCATTCCAGCGTTTGTGCTGTTGAGCAGCCTTTGTGTGGGCGTGAGCTTCGCCGACGATCCGGTTCCCCGAATCGGGGAGTCCGGCGAGTCTCTTGAGTTGGAATTTCAGGTGAACGGTCAGCGGTCCAAAGGCTCGCTTCCGCTCTACCGGGCAGAGGCGGTTCGCTATTTCAGCGCCGGAGTGGGGATCGAGGAACGCAGCGCCGAGTATCCTCCATTCTCGCTGAAGCTCGTGTTCACCGCGGGAGGAAAGCCCTTTCTGGCCGGAGTTGCGGTCACCATTCAGCCGGCAAAAGGCGGCCCTGCGATCAACATTCCCCAGGAGCATGTGAACGGACCATGGTTATTCGTCGATCTTCCAGCCGGCACCTATCGCGTAACGGCAATCCACGCGGCTCGGACGCAGGGTCTCAAGGGGATAAAGTTGGAAGCAGGAAAAACGAAGACGGTGCATCTCCGCTGGTCTGAGGATCGGGTGAGCACGGCACCGTCCAGAGTAGCGGTCGGTCAATGAGCGATGAGCAGGCTATTGAAAAAGTTCGCCAGTCTGGAAACGATGAACGGTGAGCAAAGAAGCCCCTCTTACTTCAGCGTTCCGCATTCACCGTTCTGAGTTCGCTCGCTGCGGCCTTGCTGGACGGCCTTTTTGAATAGCCTGCTGTTAGATCAACAATGAGGGGGGGATTCATGCCGACGAACAAGAAAGCTGTAAAAAAATCCAAGACCGTTACGAAGAAAGAGTTTGACGAGATGATGGTCGATCAGGTGATGGAGAAACTGGTGCAGTCTGCTCGTCTCAAGACCAAGGGCGATGTCATCGCGTCACTCATGATCGAGGGCTTTGGAGCGGTGCCGGTGGTGGACGCCAAAGACAAACTCCTGGGCATCGTCAGCGAACATGATTTGCTGGCTGCCTTGGATGATGGGCACAAGCTTGGCGTCATCGCTGCGGGCGACATCATGACGTACAACCCGTACTCGGTCCGCCCAGAAACGACGCTTCCGACATTGATTCACGTCTTTAGAGCCAGCGATTTGGTTCGCGTACCGGTGGTGGACGCGAAAGACAGGCTTGTCGGCATCATCGCCAGGAGGGATGTGCTACGCGCATACCTAGCTGCCGGAGTGGCAGGACGCTGAAACAGGCCGCCAGCTTCGTTCTCGCCTCGAACGCATCCTCAACGTAGCCAGAGGCTACGCCTCCGGTGCGTTCGTCGGCTGCGGCCTTGCTGGACGGCCTTTTTGAGCATCCTGCTAGAAACCGCAGGTCAGGCAGCACACGATTAAATGTACCTGGGCGAATAGACTTTCGACAAGAAATC of Nitrospirota bacterium contains these proteins:
- a CDS encoding universal stress protein, with the translated sequence MRILCAVDGSECSQWGVRALEALAGREPEEVTLLHVVDPSALQAGKGTNAVAEKRAMAAMEKAGGILLREAERSARVALGQAATGPRTTFHRTLAHGPLAQTIVRQARRVKADLILIGSRGLSDIRGFLLGSISRQVASIARCSVFVVKQPIPQLRRVTLAVDDSKHSRAAARFLRSRLLPDSATTTILSSAERPVTDLAVRYLSKAQVAELERPVLERATKLVAALRDEFLKEGFAVETDVQMDHVIDTIVKQVEATHADLLVIGSRDLTKSERLHLGSVSESLLRHAPCSVLIVRGTRG
- a CDS encoding carboxypeptidase-like regulatory domain-containing protein, whose product is MRQILIPAFVLLSSLCVGVSFADDPVPRIGESGESLELEFQVNGQRSKGSLPLYRAEAVRYFSAGVGIEERSAEYPPFSLKLVFTAGGKPFLAGVAVTIQPAKGGPAINIPQEHVNGPWLFVDLPAGTYRVTAIHAARTQGLKGIKLEAGKTKTVHLRWSEDRVSTAPSRVAVGQ
- a CDS encoding CBS domain-containing protein; the protein is MPTNKKAVKKSKTVTKKEFDEMMVDQVMEKLVQSARLKTKGDVIASLMIEGFGAVPVVDAKDKLLGIVSEHDLLAALDDGHKLGVIAAGDIMTYNPYSVRPETTLPTLIHVFRASDLVRVPVVDAKDRLVGIIARRDVLRAYLAAGVAGR